The Syngnathus scovelli strain Florida chromosome 18, RoL_Ssco_1.2, whole genome shotgun sequence genome contains a region encoding:
- the LOC125985943 gene encoding uncharacterized protein isoform X3, whose protein sequence is MELQTMQERSGTTDDGGSGGASLPVAVGRSDTLLGLQFQLPSHQRQDTTPRRRWFVQIRWGSILAVVLLVVLVIQNSVFFHLNRPQDIVKELRALVATLPNSILDHNRTDLARHWAALQTALAELKAELKAELEAGQTALAELKAGQTAWGELKAGQEAGQTTLAELKAGQDAGQEALAELKAELKEGQTAFAELKAGQTALAELKAGLEAGQTTLAQLKAGQEALAQLKAGQEAGQEALAELKAGQTALAQLKAGQEAGQTTLAQLKAGQDAGQEALAELKAELKEGQTALAELKAGQTALAELKAGQEAGQEALAELKAELKEGQTALAQLKAGQTALAQLKAGLEAGQTTLAQLKAGQEAGQEALAELKAGQTALAQLKAGQEAGQTTLAQLKAGQEAGQEALAELKAGQTALAQLKAGQEAGQTTLAQLKVGQEAGQEALAELKAGQTALAQLKAGQEAGQTTLAQLKAGQEAGQEALAELKAGQTALAQLKAGQEAGQEALAELKAELKEGQTALAQLKAGQTALAQLKAGQEAGQEALAELKAGQTALAQLKAGQEAGQTTLAQLKAGQEAGQTTLAQLKVGQEAGQEALAELKAELKEGQTALAELKAGQTALAELKAELKAGQTALAELKAGQEAGQTALRSNKGLLNQILKDLETDYKSMSQELSQENKELHNISLALSSLRQKLVDQPTLHRELHGLMPRDCSDIKAAGKSTGVYMLFSGSNSFKAYCNMWQDGGGWTVIQRRRNGTVNFFRGWNDYRKGFGDLAGEHWLGLQNIHALTASDGYQLRIDFTAFDGRDYYARYDYFSVGRDSLDPEKDSYPLLVSGYSGDAGDRLSQHSGMMFTTKDHDQDTWNNGNCANNWNGAWWYEKCYWSNLNGLYKATGTCNGANAVWLNLGGPKHTCLKFVEMKIRPRK, encoded by the exons ATGGAGCTTCAGACCATGCAG GAGCGTTCCGGGACCACTGACGACGGCGGGTCCGGAGGAGCATCTTTGCCTGTGGCCGTCGGCCGGTCAGACAC TCTGTTGGGTTTGCAGTTTCAGTTGCCATCTCATCAGCGACAAGATACCACACCACGGCGGCGTTGG TTTGTTCAGATACGCTGGGGCTCCATTCTGGCCGTGGTCCTCTTGGTCGTGCTTGTCATCCAAAACAGCGTCTTCTTCCACTTGAACAG GCCTCAGGACATCGTCAAAGAGTTGCGCGCGCTGGTGGCGACTTTGCCCAACAGCATCCTGGACCACAACCGCACCGACTTAGCCCGCCACTGGGCGGCGCTGCAGaccgcattggcagagctgaaggcagagctgaaggcagagctggaggcaggtcagacggccttggcagagctgaaggcgggtcagacGGCATGGggagagctgaaggcgggtcaggaggcaggtcagaccacattggcagagctgaaggcgggtcaggatgcaggtcaggaggcattggcagagctgaaggcagagctgaaggaagGTCAGACGGCGtttgcagagctgaaggcaggtcagacggcattggcagagctgaaggcgggtctgGAGGCAGGTCAGACCACATTGGcacagctgaaggcgggtcaggaggccttggcacagctgaaggcgggtcaggaggcag gtcaggaggcattggcagagctgaaggcgggtcagacggccttggcacagctgaaggcgggtcaggaggcaggtcagacCACATTGGcacagctgaaggcgggtcaggatgcaggtcaggaggcattggcagagctgaaggcagagctgaaggaaggtcagacggcgttggcagagctgaaggcaggtcagacggccttggcagagctgaaggcgggtcaggaggccggtcaggaggcattggcagagctgaaggcagagctgaaggaaggtcagacggccttggcacagctgaaggcgggtcagacggccttggcacagctgaaggcgggtcTGGAGGCAGGTCAGACCACATTGGcacagctgaaggcgggtcaggaggcaggtcaggaggcattggcagagctgaaggcgggtcagacggccttggcacagctgaaggcgggtcaggaggcaggtcagacCACATTGGcacagctgaaggcgggtcaggaggcaggtcaggaggcattggcagagctgaaggcgggtcagacggccttggcacagctgaaggcgggtcaggaggcaggtcagacCACATTGGCACAGCTGAAGGTgggtcaggaggcaggtcaggaggcattggcagagctgaaggcgggtcagacggccttggcacagctgaaggcgggtcaggaggcaggtcagacCACATTAGcacagctgaaggcgggtcaggaggcaggtcaggaggcattggcagagctgaaggcgggtcagacggccttggcacagctgaaggcgggtcaggaggccggtcaggaggcattggcagagctgaaggcagagctgaaggaaggtcagacggccttggcacagctgaaggcgggtcagacggccttggcacagctgaaggcgggtcaggaggcaggtcaggaggcattggcagagctgaaggcgggtcagacggccttggcacagctgaaggcgggtcaggaggcaggtcagacCACATTGGcacagctgaaggcgggtcaggaggcaggtcagacCACATTGGCACAGCTGAAGGTgggtcaggaggcaggtcaggaggcattggcagagctgaaggcagagctgaaggaaggtcagacggcgttggcagagctgaaggcaggtcagacggccttggcagagctgaaggcagagctgaaggcaggtcagacggccttggcagagctgaaggcaggtcaggaggctgGTCAGACGGCATTGCGCAGCAACAAAGGCCTTCTGAATCAGATACTGAAAGACCTGGAGACGGACTACAAGAGCATGTCTCAG GAGCTGTCACAAGAGAACAAGGAGTTACACAACATCAGTTTGGCTTTGTCCAGCCTGCGGCAGAAGTTGGTGGATCAGCCCACACTTCACAGGGAACTACATG gTCTCATGCCCAGAGACTGCAGTGACATCAAGGCGGCGGGAAAGTCAACTGGAGTCTATATGCTTTTTagcgggtccaacagcttcaagGCTTACTGCAACATGTGGCAGGACGGGGGAGGCTGGACC GTGATCCAGAGGAGAAGGAACGGCACAGTCAACTTCTTTCGGGGTTGGAACGACTATCGAAAGGGCTTCGGAGACCTcgccggagagcactggctcg GCCTGCAAAACATCCACGCTCTGACGGCCTCGGACGGTTACCAGTTGCGGATCGACTTCACCGCATTCGACGGCCGCGATTACTACGCTCGCTACGACTACTTCTCGGTGGGCCGGGACTCGCTGGACCCAGAGAAGGACAGCTACCCGCTGCTTGTGAGCGGCTACTCTGGAGACGCAG GCGATCGATTGTCCCAACATTCTGGGATGATGTTCACCACCAAAGACCACGACCAAGACACGTGGAATAATGGCAATTGCGCCAACAATTGGAATGGTGCTTGGTGGTACGAAAAGTGTTACTGGTCCAACCTTAACGGGCTGTACAAGGCAACCGGCACCTGCAACGGTGCCAATGCAGTCTGGCTTAATTTGGGGGGACCAAAACATACCTGCCTGAAATTCGTGGAGATGAAGATCCGGCCCAGAAAGTGA
- the LOC125985943 gene encoding uncharacterized protein isoform X2, giving the protein MELQTMQERSGTTDDGGSGGASLPVAVGRSDTLLGLQFQLPSHQRQDTTPRRRWFVQIRWGSILAVVLLVVLVIQNSVFFHLNRPQDIVKELRALVATLPNSILDHNRTDLARHWAALQTALAELKAELKAELEAGQTALAELKAGQTAWGELKAGQEAGQTTLAELKAGQDAGQEALAELKAELKEGQTAFAELKAGQTALAELKAGLEAGQTTLAQLKAGQEALAQLKAGQEAGQTTLAQLKAGQEAGQEALAELKAGQTALAQLKAGQEAGQTTLAQLKAGQDAGQEALAELKAELKEGQTALAELKAGQTALAELKAGQEAGQEALAELKAELKEGQTALAQLKAGQTALAQLKAGLEAGQTTLAQLKAGQEAGQEALAELKAGQTALAQLKAGQEAGQTTLAQLKAGQEAGQEALAELKAGQTALAQLKAGQEAGQTTLAQLKVGQEAGQEALAELKAGQTALAQLKAGQEAGQTTLAQLKAGQEAGQEALAELKAGQTALAQLKAGQEAGQEALAELKAELKEGQTALAQLKAGQTALAQLKAGQEAGQEALAELKAGQTALAQLKAGQEAGQTTLAQLKAGQEAGQTTLAQLKVGQEAGQEALAELKAELKEGQTALAELKAGQTALAELKAELKAGQTALAELKAGQEAGQTALRSNKGLLNQILKDLETDYKSMSQELSQENKELHNISLALSSLRQKLVDQPTLHRELHGLMPRDCSDIKAAGKSTGVYMLFSGSNSFKAYCNMWQDGGGWTVIQRRRNGTVNFFRGWNDYRKGFGDLAGEHWLGLQNIHALTASDGYQLRIDFTAFDGRDYYARYDYFSVGRDSLSGYSGDAGDRLSQHSGMMFTTKDHDQDTWNNGNCANNWNGAWWYEKCYWSNLNGLYKATGTCNGANAVWLNLGGPKHTCLKFVEMKIRPRK; this is encoded by the exons ATGGAGCTTCAGACCATGCAG GAGCGTTCCGGGACCACTGACGACGGCGGGTCCGGAGGAGCATCTTTGCCTGTGGCCGTCGGCCGGTCAGACAC TCTGTTGGGTTTGCAGTTTCAGTTGCCATCTCATCAGCGACAAGATACCACACCACGGCGGCGTTGG TTTGTTCAGATACGCTGGGGCTCCATTCTGGCCGTGGTCCTCTTGGTCGTGCTTGTCATCCAAAACAGCGTCTTCTTCCACTTGAACAG GCCTCAGGACATCGTCAAAGAGTTGCGCGCGCTGGTGGCGACTTTGCCCAACAGCATCCTGGACCACAACCGCACCGACTTAGCCCGCCACTGGGCGGCGCTGCAGaccgcattggcagagctgaaggcagagctgaaggcagagctggaggcaggtcagacggccttggcagagctgaaggcgggtcagacGGCATGGggagagctgaaggcgggtcaggaggcaggtcagaccacattggcagagctgaaggcgggtcaggatgcaggtcaggaggcattggcagagctgaaggcagagctgaaggaagGTCAGACGGCGtttgcagagctgaaggcaggtcagacggcattggcagagctgaaggcgggtctgGAGGCAGGTCAGACCACATTGGcacagctgaaggcgggtcaggaggccttggcacagctgaaggcgggtcaggaggcaggtcagacCACATTGGcacagctgaaggcgggtcaggaggcaggtcaggaggcattggcagagctgaaggcgggtcagacggccttggcacagctgaaggcgggtcaggaggcaggtcagacCACATTGGcacagctgaaggcgggtcaggatgcaggtcaggaggcattggcagagctgaaggcagagctgaaggaaggtcagacggcgttggcagagctgaaggcaggtcagacggccttggcagagctgaaggcgggtcaggaggccggtcaggaggcattggcagagctgaaggcagagctgaaggaaggtcagacggccttggcacagctgaaggcgggtcagacggccttggcacagctgaaggcgggtcTGGAGGCAGGTCAGACCACATTGGcacagctgaaggcgggtcaggaggcaggtcaggaggcattggcagagctgaaggcgggtcagacggccttggcacagctgaaggcgggtcaggaggcaggtcagacCACATTGGcacagctgaaggcgggtcaggaggcaggtcaggaggcattggcagagctgaaggcgggtcagacggccttggcacagctgaaggcgggtcaggaggcaggtcagacCACATTGGCACAGCTGAAGGTgggtcaggaggcaggtcaggaggcattggcagagctgaaggcgggtcagacggccttggcacagctgaaggcgggtcaggaggcaggtcagacCACATTAGcacagctgaaggcgggtcaggaggcaggtcaggaggcattggcagagctgaaggcgggtcagacggccttggcacagctgaaggcgggtcaggaggccggtcaggaggcattggcagagctgaaggcagagctgaaggaaggtcagacggccttggcacagctgaaggcgggtcagacggccttggcacagctgaaggcgggtcaggaggcaggtcaggaggcattggcagagctgaaggcgggtcagacggccttggcacagctgaaggcgggtcaggaggcaggtcagacCACATTGGcacagctgaaggcgggtcaggaggcaggtcagacCACATTGGCACAGCTGAAGGTgggtcaggaggcaggtcaggaggcattggcagagctgaaggcagagctgaaggaaggtcagacggcgttggcagagctgaaggcaggtcagacggccttggcagagctgaaggcagagctgaaggcaggtcagacggccttggcagagctgaaggcaggtcaggaggctgGTCAGACGGCATTGCGCAGCAACAAAGGCCTTCTGAATCAGATACTGAAAGACCTGGAGACGGACTACAAGAGCATGTCTCAG GAGCTGTCACAAGAGAACAAGGAGTTACACAACATCAGTTTGGCTTTGTCCAGCCTGCGGCAGAAGTTGGTGGATCAGCCCACACTTCACAGGGAACTACATG gTCTCATGCCCAGAGACTGCAGTGACATCAAGGCGGCGGGAAAGTCAACTGGAGTCTATATGCTTTTTagcgggtccaacagcttcaagGCTTACTGCAACATGTGGCAGGACGGGGGAGGCTGGACC GTGATCCAGAGGAGAAGGAACGGCACAGTCAACTTCTTTCGGGGTTGGAACGACTATCGAAAGGGCTTCGGAGACCTcgccggagagcactggctcg GCCTGCAAAACATCCACGCTCTGACGGCCTCGGACGGTTACCAGTTGCGGATCGACTTCACCGCATTCGACGGCCGCGATTACTACGCTCGCTACGACTACTTCTCGGTGGGCCGGGACTCGCTG AGCGGCTACTCTGGAGACGCAG GCGATCGATTGTCCCAACATTCTGGGATGATGTTCACCACCAAAGACCACGACCAAGACACGTGGAATAATGGCAATTGCGCCAACAATTGGAATGGTGCTTGGTGGTACGAAAAGTGTTACTGGTCCAACCTTAACGGGCTGTACAAGGCAACCGGCACCTGCAACGGTGCCAATGCAGTCTGGCTTAATTTGGGGGGACCAAAACATACCTGCCTGAAATTCGTGGAGATGAAGATCCGGCCCAGAAAGTGA
- the LOC125985943 gene encoding uncharacterized protein isoform X4: MELQTMQERSGTTDDGGSGGASLPVAVGRSDTLLGLQFQLPSHQRQDTTPRRRWFVQIRWGSILAVVLLVVLVIQNSVFFHLNRPQDIVKELRALVATLPNSILDHNRTDLARHWAALQTALAELKAELKAELEAGQTALAELKAGQTAWGELKAGQEAGQTTLAELKAGQDAGQEALAELKAELKEGQTAFAELKAGQTALAELKAGLEAGQTTLAQLKAGQEALAQLKAGQEAGQTTLAQLKAGQEAGQEALAELKAGQTALAQLKAGQEAGQTTLAQLKAGQDAGQEALAELKAELKEGQTALAELKAGQTALAELKAGQEAGQEALAELKAELKEGQTALAQLKAGQTALAQLKAGLEAGQTTLAQLKAGQEAGQEALAELKAGQTALAQLKAGQEAGQTTLAQLKAGQEAGQTTLAQLKVGQEAGQEALAELKAGQTALAQLKAGQEAGQTTLAQLKAGQEAGQEALAELKAGQTALAQLKAGQEAGQEALAELKAELKEGQTALAQLKAGQTALAQLKAGQEAGQEALAELKAGQTALAQLKAGQEAGQTTLAQLKAGQEAGQTTLAQLKVGQEAGQEALAELKAELKEGQTALAELKAGQTALAELKAELKAGQTALAELKAGQEAGQTALRSNKGLLNQILKDLETDYKSMSQELSQENKELHNISLALSSLRQKLVDQPTLHRELHGLMPRDCSDIKAAGKSTGVYMLFSGSNSFKAYCNMWQDGGGWTVIQRRRNGTVNFFRGWNDYRKGFGDLAGEHWLGLQNIHALTASDGYQLRIDFTAFDGRDYYARYDYFSVGRDSLDPEKDSYPLLVSGYSGDAGDRLSQHSGMMFTTKDHDQDTWNNGNCANNWNGAWWYEKCYWSNLNGLYKATGTCNGANAVWLNLGGPKHTCLKFVEMKIRPRK, from the exons ATGGAGCTTCAGACCATGCAG GAGCGTTCCGGGACCACTGACGACGGCGGGTCCGGAGGAGCATCTTTGCCTGTGGCCGTCGGCCGGTCAGACAC TCTGTTGGGTTTGCAGTTTCAGTTGCCATCTCATCAGCGACAAGATACCACACCACGGCGGCGTTGG TTTGTTCAGATACGCTGGGGCTCCATTCTGGCCGTGGTCCTCTTGGTCGTGCTTGTCATCCAAAACAGCGTCTTCTTCCACTTGAACAG GCCTCAGGACATCGTCAAAGAGTTGCGCGCGCTGGTGGCGACTTTGCCCAACAGCATCCTGGACCACAACCGCACCGACTTAGCCCGCCACTGGGCGGCGCTGCAGaccgcattggcagagctgaaggcagagctgaaggcagagctggaggcaggtcagacggccttggcagagctgaaggcgggtcagacGGCATGGggagagctgaaggcgggtcaggaggcaggtcagaccacattggcagagctgaaggcgggtcaggatgcaggtcaggaggcattggcagagctgaaggcagagctgaaggaagGTCAGACGGCGtttgcagagctgaaggcaggtcagacggcattggcagagctgaaggcgggtctgGAGGCAGGTCAGACCACATTGGcacagctgaaggcgggtcaggaggccttggcacagctgaaggcgggtcaggaggcaggtcagacCACATTGGcacagctgaaggcgggtcaggaggcaggtcaggaggcattggcagagctgaaggcgggtcagacggccttggcacagctgaaggcgggtcaggaggcaggtcagacCACATTGGcacagctgaaggcgggtcaggatgcaggtcaggaggcattggcagagctgaaggcagagctgaaggaaggtcagacggcgttggcagagctgaaggcaggtcagacggccttggcagagctgaaggcgggtcaggaggccggtcaggaggcattggcagagctgaaggcagagctgaaggaaggtcagacggccttggcacagctgaaggcgggtcagacggccttggcacagctgaaggcgggtcTGGAGGCAGGTCAGACCACATTGGcacagctgaaggcgggtcaggaggcaggtcaggaggcattggcagagctgaaggcgggtcagacggccttggcacagctgaaggcgggtcaggaggcaggtcagacCACATTGGcacagctgaaggcgggtcaggaggcag gtcagacCACATTGGCACAGCTGAAGGTgggtcaggaggcaggtcaggaggcattggcagagctgaaggcgggtcagacggccttggcacagctgaaggcgggtcaggaggcaggtcagacCACATTAGcacagctgaaggcgggtcaggaggcaggtcaggaggcattggcagagctgaaggcgggtcagacggccttggcacagctgaaggcgggtcaggaggccggtcaggaggcattggcagagctgaaggcagagctgaaggaaggtcagacggccttggcacagctgaaggcgggtcagacggccttggcacagctgaaggcgggtcaggaggcaggtcaggaggcattggcagagctgaaggcgggtcagacggccttggcacagctgaaggcgggtcaggaggcaggtcagacCACATTGGcacagctgaaggcgggtcaggaggcaggtcagacCACATTGGCACAGCTGAAGGTgggtcaggaggcaggtcaggaggcattggcagagctgaaggcagagctgaaggaaggtcagacggcgttggcagagctgaaggcaggtcagacggccttggcagagctgaaggcagagctgaaggcaggtcagacggccttggcagagctgaaggcaggtcaggaggctgGTCAGACGGCATTGCGCAGCAACAAAGGCCTTCTGAATCAGATACTGAAAGACCTGGAGACGGACTACAAGAGCATGTCTCAG GAGCTGTCACAAGAGAACAAGGAGTTACACAACATCAGTTTGGCTTTGTCCAGCCTGCGGCAGAAGTTGGTGGATCAGCCCACACTTCACAGGGAACTACATG gTCTCATGCCCAGAGACTGCAGTGACATCAAGGCGGCGGGAAAGTCAACTGGAGTCTATATGCTTTTTagcgggtccaacagcttcaagGCTTACTGCAACATGTGGCAGGACGGGGGAGGCTGGACC GTGATCCAGAGGAGAAGGAACGGCACAGTCAACTTCTTTCGGGGTTGGAACGACTATCGAAAGGGCTTCGGAGACCTcgccggagagcactggctcg GCCTGCAAAACATCCACGCTCTGACGGCCTCGGACGGTTACCAGTTGCGGATCGACTTCACCGCATTCGACGGCCGCGATTACTACGCTCGCTACGACTACTTCTCGGTGGGCCGGGACTCGCTGGACCCAGAGAAGGACAGCTACCCGCTGCTTGTGAGCGGCTACTCTGGAGACGCAG GCGATCGATTGTCCCAACATTCTGGGATGATGTTCACCACCAAAGACCACGACCAAGACACGTGGAATAATGGCAATTGCGCCAACAATTGGAATGGTGCTTGGTGGTACGAAAAGTGTTACTGGTCCAACCTTAACGGGCTGTACAAGGCAACCGGCACCTGCAACGGTGCCAATGCAGTCTGGCTTAATTTGGGGGGACCAAAACATACCTGCCTGAAATTCGTGGAGATGAAGATCCGGCCCAGAAAGTGA